The Engystomops pustulosus chromosome 1, aEngPut4.maternal, whole genome shotgun sequence genome has a window encoding:
- the LOC140071070 gene encoding alcohol dehydrogenase 1-like isoform X2: MATAGKIVASGICRSDDHVINGELGDVKFPVILGHEGAGIVESVGEGVKDLKPGDKVIPLCVPQCGKCRSCLNPESNLCYKNDVGRYSGVLLDNTSRFTCKGKPVYNFVSTSTFTEYTVVDDIAVVKIHPDAPLDKVCLIGCAFSTGYGSAVNTAKVRPGSSCAVFGLGGVGLSVIIGCKVSGASRIIGIDINSDKFAKAKECGATECINPKDYDRPIHEVLAAMTDDGVDYAFEVVGNTDLMISALLSSHFACGKTVIIGVAPPHAKLTFDPMLLLTGRVLAGSMLGGCKSKDCVPKHVSDYMNKKINFDALITNELPFKDINLGFELLRKGKSIRTVLSM, from the exons ATTGTGGCAAGTGGAATTTGTCGCTCAGATGATCATGTCATAAATGGTGAATTAGGAGATGTCAAATTTCCTGTAATACTGGGCCATGAAGGTGCTGGGATTGTAGAGAGTGTTGGAGAAGGAGTAAAAGACCTGAAACCTG GAGACAAAGTCATCCCGCTCTGTGTCCCACAATGTGGAAAATGCAGAAGTTGTTTGAATCCAGAGAGTAATCTTTGCTACAAAAATGA CGTTGGGAGATATAGTGGAGTGCTCCTGGACAACACTTCTCGATTCACCTGCAAAGGGAAGCCAGTGTATAACTTTGTCAGTACCAGCACATTTACCGAGTACACAGTGGTGGATGATATTGCTGTTGTGAAGATACACCCGGATGCACCTCTGGATAAGGTCTGCCTCATTGGCTGTGCATTCTCCACTGGATATGGTTCCGCTGTGAATACTGCGAAA GTCAGACCCGGCTCATCCTGTGCAGTGTTTGGTCTGGGAGGAGTTGGTTTGTCTGTGATTATTGGATGTAAAGTATCTGGCGCTTCCCGGATTATAGGAATTGATATAAACAGCGATAAATTTGCAAAAGCCAAAGAGTGTGGAGCCACTGAATGTATCAACCCCAAAGATTATGACCGTCCTATCCATGAGGTTTTGGCAGCAATGACTGATGACGGAGTGGACTATGCCTTTGAGGTTGTAGGAAACACTGATCTTATG ATATCTGCTCTTTTATCCAGTCACTTTGCTTGTGGAAAAACTGTGATCATAGGTGTGGCTCCTCCACATGCTAAGCTTACATTTGATCCAATGCTACTTCTAACTGGGCGTGTTCTTGCTGGATCTATGTTAGGAG GTTGTAAGAGTAAAGATTGTGTTCCAAAACATGTGTCTGATTATATGAATAAGAAAATAAATTTTGATGCGCTGATCACAAATGAACTACCATTCAAAGACATCAATTTAGGATTTGAACTTCTGCGCAAAGGAAAAAG